The Mucilaginibacter mallensis genome has a segment encoding these proteins:
- a CDS encoding EVE domain-containing protein produces MEKQARYWIVVVSKDHITRGVKGGFMQANHGKSSSLKKMHTGDWVIVYSPKQTYSGDKALQAFTAIGQVKDEELYQYKMSEDFIPYRRNVNYYDCSETPIAPLINQLDFIENKNSWGYRFRFGFFELGEKDFELISSHMLKEKLITA; encoded by the coding sequence ATGGAAAAGCAAGCACGTTACTGGATTGTGGTGGTCTCAAAAGATCATATTACAAGAGGTGTTAAAGGTGGCTTTATGCAGGCCAATCACGGAAAATCATCATCATTAAAAAAAATGCATACGGGTGATTGGGTGATAGTTTATTCACCTAAACAAACTTATAGCGGCGATAAGGCATTACAGGCCTTTACGGCAATAGGGCAGGTAAAGGATGAGGAGCTCTATCAATATAAAATGTCGGAAGATTTTATTCCCTACAGACGTAATGTTAACTACTACGATTGCAGCGAAACGCCTATTGCCCCATTAATAAACCAGCTTGATTTTATTGAAAACAAGAATTCATGGGGGTATAGATTCCGTTTCGGATTTTTTGAACTAGGGGAAAAGGATTTTGAACTGATCAGCTCGCATATGTTAAAGGAAAAACTAATTACAGCCTGA
- a CDS encoding N(4)-(beta-N-acetylglucosaminyl)-L-asparaginase: MYNRRKFIKVSAATASITAFSRSAFARTINSIEPSGFPIVISTWNFGVDANKEAWKTLEKGGRALDAVEAGVRIPEADMNNHTVGRAGYPDRDGHVTLDACIMDEFGNCGSVAAMEDIAHPISVARLVMEKTPHIMLVGDGATQFAVEQGFKREKLLTPESEKAWKEWLKTAKYAPVLNIEDKQHAPGNQYNHDTIGMLALDAKGNISGACTTSGMAFKLHGRVGDSPIIGAGLFVDNEVGGATSTGVGEEVIRNVGSFLVVELMRQGYHPEDACREAVNRIIKKKPDTAKQIQVGFLAINKKGEHGAYAIQPGFEYAVCNSQTQDLLIKGKSFY; encoded by the coding sequence ATGTATAACCGTCGCAAATTCATTAAAGTATCTGCTGCAACCGCATCAATTACAGCATTTTCACGCTCGGCTTTCGCCAGAACAATTAATAGTATTGAGCCTTCAGGGTTTCCCATTGTGATCTCCACATGGAATTTTGGGGTTGATGCTAACAAAGAAGCATGGAAAACGCTTGAAAAAGGCGGCCGTGCATTGGATGCTGTTGAGGCCGGTGTAAGGATTCCTGAAGCCGACATGAATAACCATACCGTTGGTCGTGCCGGTTACCCCGACCGCGACGGGCATGTTACCCTTGATGCCTGTATAATGGATGAATTTGGCAACTGCGGCTCTGTCGCAGCTATGGAAGACATAGCCCACCCTATTTCCGTAGCACGTTTGGTAATGGAGAAAACGCCACATATTATGCTGGTGGGCGATGGCGCTACCCAGTTTGCTGTAGAGCAAGGATTTAAAAGAGAAAAACTATTAACCCCGGAATCAGAAAAAGCATGGAAGGAATGGCTTAAAACGGCCAAATATGCCCCGGTATTGAATATTGAAGATAAACAACACGCACCCGGCAACCAGTATAACCATGATACCATTGGTATGCTGGCACTTGATGCTAAGGGAAATATCTCAGGTGCTTGTACGACCAGCGGCATGGCCTTTAAATTACACGGCCGTGTTGGCGACAGCCCAATAATTGGTGCGGGACTATTTGTTGATAACGAAGTTGGTGGCGCCACCTCAACCGGCGTAGGCGAAGAAGTGATACGTAACGTAGGCAGCTTTTTAGTGGTTGAGCTGATGCGTCAGGGTTATCACCCCGAGGATGCATGCAGGGAAGCCGTTAACCGCATCATCAAAAAGAAACCCGATACCGCTAAACAGATACAGGTTGGTTTTCTGGCTATTAATAAAAAAGGTGAACATGGCGCCTATGCCATACAGCCTGGTTTTGAATATGCAGTATGCAACAGCCAAACACAAGATTTGCTAATAAAAGGAAAGAGTTTTTATTAA
- a CDS encoding copper homeostasis protein CutC, protein MISLEVCANSVTSAVAAQNGGAIRVELCENLKEGGTTPSFGQILMARKLLHIKLYVLIRPRPGDFLYNDLDFEIMMADVRYCIEAGCDGIVIGILNADGTIDKKRNGELVRLAKQWGLGVTFHRAFDMCADMYQALEDIIELGFERILTSGGKTTAMEGSNIINHLVEKAAGRIIIMPGSGINENNAADLVHFTGVNEIHSSARTRLQSQMEYKNDHILMGQEIGDEYSLDVTHAGKVKAILRAVNV, encoded by the coding sequence ATGATTTCACTCGAAGTTTGCGCCAACTCCGTTACTTCAGCTGTTGCTGCGCAAAATGGTGGCGCTATAAGGGTAGAATTGTGTGAAAATTTAAAAGAAGGTGGTACTACCCCATCCTTTGGCCAGATATTAATGGCCCGTAAGCTGCTTCATATTAAATTATACGTACTTATCAGGCCACGGCCAGGTGATTTTTTATATAACGATCTTGATTTTGAGATCATGATGGCCGATGTAAGGTATTGCATTGAGGCTGGTTGCGACGGTATTGTAATTGGCATACTAAATGCCGATGGCACCATCGATAAAAAACGTAACGGCGAGCTTGTACGCCTGGCAAAACAATGGGGACTTGGGGTAACCTTTCACCGGGCATTTGATATGTGTGCCGACATGTACCAGGCCCTTGAAGATATTATTGAACTGGGTTTTGAGCGCATACTCACCTCTGGTGGTAAAACTACCGCAATGGAGGGCTCAAACATAATTAATCACCTGGTTGAGAAGGCTGCCGGCCGCATCATTATTATGCCGGGCAGTGGCATCAACGAAAACAATGCCGCCGACCTGGTGCATTTCACCGGCGTAAATGAGATCCACTCATCCGCCCGTACCCGCCTGCAAAGCCAAATGGAGTATAAGAACGATCATATCCTTATGGGGCAGGAAATTGGTGATGAGTATAGCCTGGATGTAACTCACGCCGGGAAAGTAAAAGCGATTTTGAGAGCGGTGAATGTATAA
- a CDS encoding TolB family protein: MKQSVIPPFLRCSFLLLLLVGTATITKAQEFGGNPPSIKWDQVNTPAAKVIFPFGLDSAGLRVANIVEQMNKVIQPTIGFKQKQVSILLQNQTTIANAYVQLAPFRSEFYLTPDQNSFAIGSLPWPEQLAIHEFRHVQQYNNFNVGVSKVLHVIFGEGGQAVGNELSIPNWFFEGDAVFNETHVSDQGRGRIPYFFDGYRALWADGRDYSYMKLRNGSYLDYTPDWYPLGYMLVSYGREKYGDYFWKNVTHDAAAYKGGLYPFERAIKKYAGVDFVQFRNDGLNYYKQQFITQTPQQFAGNKYKKNQHFIADQEYPVYVNDSTIIYMKSTYNHIPVFVVKTGAKERKISVRDFSLDSYFDYHDGKIAYASYRQDLRWNYRDYSDIIVVDVKTGKEHRITVRSKYFSPSFSADGKRIIAVKVGPSGKSDLHLLDMNDGKLITAIPNKDGLFFTYPKFYDNDRLISAVRNNKGKMSLALISIKTGDVKYLLPFTYQPIAFPLVHRDTVYFSAVSGINDKLFALSVNDHKLYELTNDSLKSSIGNYQPTISANKMAWVSFTAFGYKMHEADKSVIQWNSLPDVSLPGGMPDFAISALKRDSSTDLLANVVDSSLKVTKYHKSYHLFNFHSLIPDISDPNYTFSLSGENVLNTFQSALSFTYNRNEGYKEFGFDGIYGALFPYIDGGADYTIDRRAYYRGENVYWNETTIHGGLELPLNLSSGKLSTSLAIGSDLYYSSTNFQQPFQHDFNDISYTYLNNYIVFNNSIQQAKQNIYPRFGQSITLNYKNAISGISATQFLANGTFYFPGLFVNHNLIINVAHQQKGNDNNVIDFSNDFPFSRGYTAENLYDMNKASASYDFPIAYPDWGVANTIYFLRLRGNLFYDYTHATDFYTDGSKFKGTFRSTGLELFFDTQWFNQESISFGIRYSRLLDPDIFGGTGRNRIEIVLPVSFF, encoded by the coding sequence ATGAAGCAATCCGTAATACCCCCTTTTTTACGCTGTTCATTTTTGCTATTGCTCCTCGTGGGCACAGCTACTATTACCAAAGCACAGGAGTTTGGTGGCAACCCGCCATCCATCAAATGGGATCAGGTAAATACACCTGCCGCAAAAGTTATATTTCCCTTCGGGTTAGATTCAGCCGGTTTACGGGTGGCCAATATTGTTGAGCAGATGAACAAAGTCATACAGCCAACCATCGGGTTTAAACAAAAGCAGGTAAGCATTTTACTGCAAAACCAAACCACTATAGCCAATGCCTACGTGCAGCTGGCGCCTTTCCGAAGTGAATTTTATTTAACACCAGATCAAAATAGCTTTGCTATTGGTAGTTTGCCCTGGCCCGAGCAATTGGCTATACATGAGTTCAGGCATGTACAGCAGTACAATAATTTTAATGTAGGTGTGTCAAAGGTGCTACATGTCATTTTTGGCGAAGGCGGGCAGGCGGTAGGTAATGAGTTGTCTATCCCCAACTGGTTTTTTGAGGGCGATGCCGTTTTTAATGAAACCCATGTAAGTGACCAGGGCAGGGGCAGGATCCCCTATTTTTTTGATGGATATCGTGCCTTATGGGCCGATGGCAGGGATTACAGCTATATGAAACTGCGCAACGGTTCGTACCTTGATTATACACCCGATTGGTACCCGCTGGGCTATATGCTGGTAAGTTACGGTCGTGAAAAATACGGGGATTACTTTTGGAAAAATGTAACACATGATGCTGCGGCTTACAAAGGCGGTCTTTATCCTTTTGAGCGGGCAATTAAAAAGTATGCCGGAGTAGATTTTGTGCAATTCAGGAATGATGGATTGAATTATTACAAACAACAGTTTATAACCCAAACGCCTCAGCAATTTGCCGGTAACAAGTATAAAAAGAACCAGCACTTTATCGCCGATCAGGAATATCCTGTGTATGTAAATGACAGTACTATCATCTACATGAAAAGTACTTATAACCATATCCCGGTTTTTGTGGTAAAAACAGGAGCTAAGGAGCGAAAGATAAGTGTGCGGGATTTTTCACTGGATAGTTATTTCGATTATCATGATGGCAAAATAGCCTATGCCTCATACCGGCAGGACCTGCGATGGAATTACCGCGATTATAGCGATATAATAGTGGTAGATGTTAAAACCGGGAAAGAGCACAGGATAACGGTTAGATCTAAATACTTTTCGCCATCATTTAGCGCGGATGGTAAGCGTATTATAGCCGTTAAGGTAGGGCCATCAGGCAAAAGCGATCTGCATTTATTGGATATGAATGATGGTAAATTAATTACGGCCATCCCCAATAAAGATGGCCTGTTTTTTACTTATCCAAAGTTTTACGATAATGATAGATTGATCTCCGCCGTAAGAAATAACAAAGGCAAAATGTCGCTAGCGCTTATCAGCATAAAAACAGGTGATGTTAAGTATTTACTGCCATTTACTTACCAACCAATAGCGTTCCCTTTAGTACATAGGGATACTGTTTACTTTAGCGCAGTATCAGGTATAAATGATAAGTTATTCGCCTTGTCGGTAAACGATCATAAACTTTATGAGCTTACGAATGATTCGTTGAAAAGCTCTATTGGTAATTACCAGCCTACCATATCAGCCAATAAAATGGCCTGGGTGAGTTTTACCGCATTTGGTTATAAAATGCATGAGGCTGATAAGAGTGTCATTCAATGGAATAGCCTTCCAGACGTAAGTCTGCCCGGTGGTATGCCTGATTTTGCGATCTCAGCCTTAAAACGGGATTCATCAACTGATCTGTTAGCCAATGTGGTTGATAGTTCATTAAAGGTTACTAAGTATCACAAATCGTATCACCTGTTTAATTTTCATAGTCTTATACCTGATATCAGTGATCCTAATTATACCTTCTCACTTTCCGGGGAAAACGTGCTGAATACCTTTCAATCCGCTTTGTCATTTACTTATAACCGTAACGAGGGTTATAAAGAGTTTGGGTTTGATGGCATATACGGTGCGCTATTCCCTTACATAGATGGCGGTGCGGATTATACCATTGACAGGCGTGCTTATTATCGTGGTGAAAATGTGTACTGGAATGAAACTACTATACATGGCGGTCTGGAACTACCCCTGAACCTGAGTAGTGGCAAGCTATCAACTTCATTAGCTATAGGTAGTGATCTGTATTATAGCAGTACTAACTTTCAACAGCCGTTTCAGCATGATTTTAATGATATCTCCTATACTTATCTGAATAATTACATTGTATTTAACAATAGCATTCAACAGGCTAAGCAGAATATTTATCCCCGGTTTGGACAAAGCATCACCCTGAATTATAAAAATGCCATTAGTGGTATAAGTGCAACACAGTTTTTGGCTAATGGTACTTTTTATTTTCCGGGATTGTTTGTTAACCATAACCTGATCATCAATGTGGCCCATCAGCAAAAGGGAAATGATAACAATGTGATCGATTTCTCAAATGATTTTCCGTTTTCAAGGGGCTATACAGCCGAAAATCTGTACGATATGAATAAGGCAAGCGCCAGCTATGATTTCCCGATCGCTTATCCTGACTGGGGAGTGGCTAATACCATTTATTTTTTGCGCTTGCGCGGGAACCTGTTTTATGATTATACTCATGCCACTGATTTTTATACCGATGGGAGCAAATTTAAAGGCACTTTCCGGTCGACAGGTCTTGAATTGTTTTTTGATACCCAATGGTTCAACCAGGAGTCGATCTCGTTTGGTATAAGGTACAGCAGATTACTTGATCCCGATATTTTTGGTGGAACAGGACGGAACAGGATAGAGATTGTATTGCCGGTGAGCTTCTTTTAG
- a CDS encoding putative signal transducing protein, with protein sequence MDDKIITFETYHDPMLAHIIRAKLEAHDIPCFIEDDHMSGLNPVYNHAISDIKLKIFERDLRECLRIIDEDNEILLEEDLEIDPETEIAIICPYCASTHVMRIEPNTARPSWLNALYSFFASILPFYSSKQWHCANCKQDFE encoded by the coding sequence ATGGATGATAAAATTATAACATTTGAAACCTATCATGACCCAATGCTGGCACATATTATCCGCGCCAAATTAGAGGCGCACGATATTCCCTGCTTTATTGAGGATGATCATATGTCGGGTTTAAACCCTGTATACAATCACGCCATAAGTGATATTAAGCTCAAGATATTTGAGCGCGACCTTCGCGAATGCCTGAGAATAATAGATGAAGATAATGAAATACTGCTGGAAGAAGATCTGGAGATAGATCCGGAAACAGAAATAGCTATTATTTGCCCGTATTGCGCATCAACCCATGTTATGCGCATCGAGCCTAATACCGCCCGACCAAGCTGGTTAAATGCCTTATATTCATTTTTTGCATCTATCTTGCCATTCTATTCCTCTAAACAATGGCATTGCGCTAACTGTAAACAGGATTTTGAATAA
- a CDS encoding response regulator transcription factor, whose amino-acid sequence MNLSTIKIIIKIGLVTAGIIILFEATSLLFIYKYFKFDYYLSAVALFFLLAGYTVSKYNTAAKKQSTVEPDPFLNLTNKEQHILQLIIEGKSNKEIAALNYVEVSTIKTHINNIYAKLGLNNRKEAITQYKTRFATVDYANIHPFST is encoded by the coding sequence ATGAATTTATCCACTATAAAAATTATTATAAAGATCGGCCTGGTTACCGCCGGTATTATTATTTTGTTCGAGGCAACCAGCCTGTTATTTATTTACAAGTATTTTAAGTTCGATTATTATTTAAGTGCTGTTGCGCTATTCTTTTTGCTTGCGGGATACACCGTATCAAAATATAATACTGCAGCTAAAAAACAGAGCACAGTTGAGCCAGATCCATTTTTAAACCTTACCAATAAAGAACAACATATTTTGCAATTAATAATTGAGGGAAAAAGCAATAAGGAAATTGCTGCCTTAAATTATGTTGAGGTAAGCACCATAAAAACACATATCAATAATATATATGCTAAACTTGGTTTAAACAACCGTAAAGAGGCCATAACCCAGTATAAAACCAGGTTTGCTACTGTTGATTACGCAAATATCCACCCTTTTTCCACCTGA
- a CDS encoding SRPBCC family protein: METLTLKTSITFKAPITKVWHGLTDPATVKKYFFGTDLKSDWEVGSPITFSGEWDGHKYEDGGIILDIDEPKLLKYTYWSSMMGLENIPENYYNITYELSESNGVTTLVITQDGVKNQEAADHSEQNWKTVFDGLKKIIE; encoded by the coding sequence ATGGAAACACTAACATTAAAAACAAGCATCACCTTTAAGGCACCAATTACAAAAGTGTGGCACGGGTTAACCGATCCGGCTACGGTGAAAAAATATTTCTTTGGTACTGATCTAAAATCCGACTGGGAAGTTGGTAGCCCAATTACATTTAGCGGCGAGTGGGACGGCCATAAGTATGAAGACGGCGGTATTATATTGGATATTGATGAGCCCAAACTATTAAAATACACCTACTGGAGCAGTATGATGGGCCTTGAAAATATACCTGAGAATTACTACAATATTACCTATGAATTAAGCGAAAGCAACGGTGTTACTACTTTGGTTATCACGCAAGATGGTGTTAAAAACCAGGAAGCTGCTGACCATTCAGAACAGAACTGGAAGACTGTGTTTGATGGGTTGAAGAAGATTATTGAGTAA
- the hscA gene encoding Fe-S protein assembly chaperone HscA, whose translation MAKVSINLATGSIQKEEIIVGIDLGTTNSLVAFINPDKNPQVINDAGKGVLVPSVVHFSNTGDITVGNEAREYLTTDPSNTIFSVKRLLGRSYKDIENYKSFFSYKVIDDDSESLVKIKVGDKFYTPIELSGLILKELKARAEHALKTPVNRAVITVPAYFNDSQRQATRDAGKLAGLDVLRIVNEPTAASLAYGIGLNPEETKTIAVYDLGGGTFDVSILQIQNGIFEVLATNGDTFLGGDDFDSAIVDYWIDKNQLNKAELVENHELAQQLRLKAEEAKKSFAHQNLFNEKIGEIWCTLDKATFEQLILPKVEQTITACRNALKDASLTIDKIDEVVMVGGSTRTALVKKMVAEFFGRPVHDEVNPDEVVALGAAIQADILAGNRSDILLLDVTPLSLGIETMGGLMDVIIPRNSKVPTKAGRQYTTSIDGQINMKIAVYQGERDLISENRKLAEFDLKGIPSMPAGFPKVDINFLLNADGILTIQAIELRSGVKQQVEVKPTYGITDDQVEQMLLDSITHAKEDVAQRMLIEARTEGEQMVYTVERFIQKNNSFLSISELSETNKFIQTLKEALTSGNKDLIHKAIDELNEFTRPFAERLMDVAISTAMKGKSIE comes from the coding sequence ATGGCTAAAGTGTCTATCAACCTGGCAACAGGTTCAATACAAAAGGAAGAAATTATTGTCGGCATTGATTTGGGTACCACCAATTCACTGGTGGCATTCATCAACCCTGATAAAAACCCGCAGGTAATAAATGATGCTGGCAAGGGCGTGTTAGTGCCTTCTGTTGTGCACTTTTCTAACACCGGTGATATCACTGTTGGTAACGAGGCCAGGGAATATTTAACAACTGATCCAAGTAATACTATATTCTCTGTAAAGCGTTTACTGGGGCGCTCCTATAAAGATATCGAGAACTACAAAAGCTTTTTCAGCTATAAAGTTATCGACGACGACAGCGAAAGTCTGGTGAAGATAAAGGTTGGTGACAAATTTTATACGCCGATAGAACTATCCGGCCTGATACTGAAAGAACTAAAAGCCCGTGCTGAACATGCACTAAAAACGCCTGTTAACCGTGCTGTAATTACCGTACCCGCTTACTTTAACGATTCACAACGCCAGGCAACCCGCGATGCAGGTAAACTGGCCGGACTGGATGTTTTACGCATTGTAAACGAACCTACAGCAGCTAGCCTGGCATACGGCATCGGCTTAAATCCTGAAGAAACTAAAACTATAGCTGTATATGATTTGGGCGGAGGTACATTTGATGTATCTATCCTGCAAATACAAAACGGCATCTTCGAAGTTTTGGCTACCAATGGTGATACTTTTTTAGGTGGCGATGATTTTGACAGCGCGATTGTTGATTACTGGATCGATAAAAATCAACTAAACAAAGCCGAACTGGTTGAAAACCATGAACTGGCCCAGCAATTACGTTTAAAGGCAGAAGAAGCCAAAAAATCATTCGCACATCAGAACCTGTTTAATGAAAAGATTGGTGAGATCTGGTGTACACTTGATAAGGCGACTTTTGAGCAGCTGATATTGCCTAAGGTTGAACAAACCATCACGGCCTGCCGTAATGCATTAAAAGATGCAAGCTTAACCATTGATAAGATTGATGAAGTGGTAATGGTAGGCGGATCAACACGTACAGCATTGGTTAAAAAGATGGTGGCTGAGTTTTTCGGTCGCCCGGTGCATGATGAGGTAAACCCTGATGAAGTGGTTGCCCTCGGCGCTGCAATACAAGCAGATATTTTAGCCGGTAACCGCAGCGATATTTTATTGCTGGATGTTACTCCGTTATCCTTAGGTATTGAAACTATGGGCGGCTTAATGGATGTGATCATCCCCCGTAACTCAAAAGTACCTACCAAGGCGGGCAGACAATATACTACCTCTATCGACGGACAGATAAACATGAAAATTGCTGTTTACCAGGGCGAACGCGACCTGATCAGCGAGAACCGTAAACTGGCAGAGTTCGACTTGAAGGGCATACCATCAATGCCGGCGGGTTTTCCTAAGGTTGATATTAACTTTTTATTGAATGCCGATGGAATATTAACCATACAGGCTATTGAACTACGCTCGGGCGTAAAACAACAGGTTGAAGTAAAACCAACCTACGGCATTACTGATGACCAGGTTGAACAAATGCTTTTGGATAGTATCACCCACGCTAAAGAAGATGTTGCCCAACGTATGCTGATAGAAGCCCGTACCGAAGGCGAACAAATGGTTTATACCGTTGAGCGCTTCATCCAGAAGAATAATAGCTTCTTATCAATAAGCGAACTAAGTGAAACCAATAAATTCATCCAAACCCTTAAAGAAGCCTTAACCAGCGGCAACAAGGATTTGATACACAAAGCCATTGATGAGCTTAACGAATTTACACGCCCATTTGCTGAACGTTTAATGGATGTGGCAATAAGTACAGCAATGAAGGGGAAGAGTATAGAGTAA
- a CDS encoding DUF4199 domain-containing protein has translation MRSTLKYGIITGAVVGIFAISFFSIVNCVNNSEGWGIQAANIRGISGLLTILIQATGIYVAMQAIKKQQNNSLTYGQALKTGILIAVLTAVITALFSFIYCEFINPGYAQYMVAEAQKVMIAKGETQQQIITDSAAVRKEFSTGAQIGESLVGQFFVGTVISLIMGLFIKTKK, from the coding sequence ATGAGATCAACTTTAAAATACGGAATAATAACCGGGGCAGTAGTGGGAATTTTTGCCATTTCTTTTTTTTCAATAGTCAACTGTGTTAACAATAGCGAGGGCTGGGGTATACAGGCTGCAAATATCAGGGGTATTAGTGGTTTACTTACTATCCTGATACAGGCTACGGGCATTTATGTAGCCATGCAAGCTATCAAAAAGCAACAGAATAATTCTTTAACCTACGGACAAGCCCTAAAAACCGGGATATTGATAGCAGTACTTACTGCTGTAATTACAGCCCTTTTCAGCTTTATTTATTGTGAATTCATTAATCCCGGTTATGCGCAGTATATGGTTGCTGAAGCTCAAAAGGTAATGATAGCCAAAGGTGAAACGCAACAACAGATCATCACTGATTCAGCCGCAGTAAGAAAAGAATTTTCAACCGGAGCACAGATTGGAGAGTCTTTAGTTGGGCAATTCTTTGTAGGAACGGTAATATCACTTATTATGGGATTATTCATTAAAACTAAAAAATAA
- a CDS encoding helix-turn-helix transcriptional regulator, giving the protein MNRIDRISAILIQLQSRRVVKAGDIAARFNISLRTVYRDVKTLEEAGIPIIGEAGVGYSIMDGYRLPPVMFTKEEATAFLTAEKFVEKLTDASTIANHKSAMYKIKAILRTTEKDLLEDIDNKIEVLKGSNKPISTNNDYIQTILNSIAQKHIIVIDYFAHHSQQHTTREIEPVGIIFADTYWHLIAYCRLRNDYRDFRIDRINKLCVSDKKFTSQHPTLKDYIARTAKDKDLETIIIRVEKVVYGNLDYQKYYSGFVSEKKMGNITEMTFLTSSIEGFARWYMMFGDHAEIIKPDKLRERVIALSESMLQRLSVDVK; this is encoded by the coding sequence ATGAACCGGATCGATCGTATTTCAGCTATTTTAATACAACTGCAATCGCGCAGGGTAGTAAAAGCGGGCGATATTGCCGCACGTTTCAATATTAGTTTACGTACAGTCTATCGTGATGTAAAAACATTGGAGGAGGCCGGTATTCCTATTATTGGCGAAGCTGGTGTGGGATATTCCATTATGGATGGATACCGCTTGCCACCAGTCATGTTTACCAAGGAAGAAGCTACCGCTTTTTTAACTGCTGAAAAATTTGTTGAGAAGCTGACCGATGCATCAACCATAGCCAATCATAAATCGGCTATGTATAAAATAAAGGCGATACTGCGAACCACTGAAAAGGATTTGCTTGAAGATATAGATAACAAAATAGAAGTTCTAAAAGGCTCAAATAAACCAATAAGCACCAATAACGATTATATACAAACTATTCTGAACAGCATAGCGCAAAAGCATATTATAGTTATCGATTATTTTGCTCATCACAGCCAGCAGCATACAACGCGTGAGATTGAACCTGTGGGTATAATTTTTGCTGATACCTATTGGCACCTGATCGCTTATTGCCGCTTAAGAAATGATTACCGCGATTTCAGGATCGACCGTATAAATAAGCTTTGTGTAAGCGATAAAAAGTTTACCAGTCAGCACCCAACCTTAAAAGATTATATAGCGCGAACAGCTAAGGATAAGGATTTGGAAACAATTATTATACGGGTTGAAAAGGTTGTTTATGGGAATCTGGATTATCAAAAATATTACAGCGGCTTTGTGTCTGAAAAAAAGATGGGGAATATCACTGAGATGACTTTCCTTACTTCATCTATTGAAGGTTTTGCCCGCTGGTACATGATGTTTGGCGACCATGCCGAAATCATTAAGCCTGATAAATTAAGGGAGCGGGTTATAGCTCTTTCAGAAAGTATGCTTCAGCGGTTATCTGTAGACGTAAAATAG